In one window of Balnearium lithotrophicum DNA:
- a CDS encoding AtpZ/AtpI family protein: protein MGKLKDYIERTSYMMVGVQFALAIFIGLGIGYWLDKKLKTFPWLTILWFFIGLAAGFKNVYREIRKISK from the coding sequence TTGGGGAAGTTAAAGGACTACATAGAGAGAACGTCTTACATGATGGTGGGGGTTCAGTTCGCCCTCGCCATCTTTATAGGTCTTGGTATAGGCTACTGGCTCGACAAAAAATTGAAGACTTTTCCGTGGTTGACAATCCTCTGGTTCTTTATAGGTTTAGCTGCTGGTTTTAAGAACGTATATAGGGAGATTAGGAAGATTTCCAAATGA
- a CDS encoding tRNA (5-methylaminomethyl-2-thiouridine)(34)-methyltransferase MnmD: MNREIRTEDGSVTLFSERFNEPYHSVTAGAFTEAVEKFCRPTRVRERARRGRVNLLDVCFGLGYNTVAFLEEVFSENPRAEVRVVGVEFDLSVIKRSLSINWGSYEKWKWVLREILKNRACEGDTLTLNLCTPKIKIEVYITEGRNFLKKFSKNFEKFADAVFHDPFSPKVNPELWTFEFFKEIRKAIKEDGILATYSSSTAVRRALHMAGFGVVEGVAVGRKSKSTVASPSFKTDSEILKKFRFESSIPLRDPKLSDPSELIKSRREGCIWVLRRKLGLEVIY, encoded by the coding sequence ATGAATAGAGAGATAAGAACTGAGGATGGCTCTGTAACCCTCTTTTCCGAAAGGTTCAATGAACCCTACCACTCCGTAACGGCAGGTGCATTTACAGAGGCTGTAGAGAAGTTTTGTAGGCCCACAAGGGTAAGGGAAAGGGCAAGGAGGGGAAGGGTTAACCTCCTTGACGTCTGTTTTGGGCTCGGCTACAACACAGTTGCATTTCTTGAAGAGGTCTTCTCCGAAAATCCACGGGCAGAGGTCAGAGTAGTTGGAGTTGAATTTGACCTATCCGTTATAAAGCGTTCCCTCTCCATAAACTGGGGAAGTTATGAAAAGTGGAAGTGGGTATTGAGGGAAATCCTCAAAAATAGAGCCTGTGAGGGGGATACTTTAACTCTAAATCTCTGCACTCCAAAGATTAAGATAGAGGTTTATATAACGGAGGGGAGAAACTTTCTAAAGAAGTTTTCTAAAAATTTTGAAAAGTTTGCGGATGCTGTTTTTCACGACCCGTTTTCTCCAAAGGTTAATCCGGAGCTCTGGACGTTTGAGTTCTTTAAGGAGATAAGAAAGGCCATAAAGGAGGATGGAATCTTAGCAACCTACTCATCCTCGACTGCCGTTAGGAGAGCTCTCCACATGGCCGGTTTTGGAGTTGTAGAGGGGGTAGCTGTTGGAAGAAAATCAAAGTCAACAGTTGCTTCTCCATCGTTCAAAACCGATTCAGAAATACTGAAAAAGTTCAGATTTGAAAGCTCCATTCCTTTAAGGGATCCTAAACTTTCCGACCCTTCAGAACTCATAAAGTCAAGAAGGGAAGGCTGTATCTGGGTTTTAAGGAGAAAATTAGGACTGGAAGTTATCTACTGA
- a CDS encoding tetratricopeptide repeat protein, with protein sequence MEVVIASSEHSNRSESCEINYKNIRELEDILKLLLNAALSSRDLSLAEKVVRKGIAINPNNSYWYKWLGKILVWTNRASEALPYLKKAFELSKDRKIAEELFHLAIETNRFDLAKSLLPYVKNVPDNLVISIYGGVGDIGSLLSFLEEKGKQKYLLMAADIRLMIGDWKGALKDINRVLILNPGNMRAYLLKASIYYSMKKFKKSLLILNEGFKHLNLKDKYAVKLLQNLSDLGWMLNDFSSVRKAAETLIKLNQGRWEDFYRLIFIYKFCCPQRMVPLGLKFYREFDSLEVIPTILDYLLQKKNYEEFLKIISKLKENDRKKLLRNDYLFVSYLKVLSKMGKYSLVNRLIEDRLKNSPSPSVITYLIYMKSDLNDFKGLKELVRKYQRYKSRIPVPFALAYLKLRNSQMALKLLEGGREKNPLLYAEVLSLSGKKEEAKRLRYFVFKKLEEKLKKNPSLLKKRDFIYDFLYLASYFYPPGKYERLLQEASSFLTEKEYRELYLSYLLNMDEKTKVMFLWNRKRYELSPWMKLSIALDQFDMYQIERTIKKYSGLLSVEDLVTAEEEIGRTKEAISKAFSSLENNRFNVKLYHKFVQLVNSYSSYVSISPKILSRSGYREFKVDFVNKNSLVEKGINLWTYVGDSSPINKDKSTLLKSFKTNFLGLKVEKLFSLGSYEFHFLNYRKDRTFTNFGFSLQSHVINELSLSFSGDFNKESSDTVYLYLGGMEDKFTTTLSLSRTRYGLDLGLNYKKYKSQSGSTVGYGREASLGFTYTLKSGYPDISIRPYFVLGKYRATGKLGNIGNIMAHVGSPVPEDSTTLGLEGNIGYGRVSSFTRDWKPFLSGSILHNSKYGWGFNISGGVGGELFHGDMLRLELQSSHNAGKINEHLYQIIVNYKRFY encoded by the coding sequence GTGGAAGTTGTAATTGCTTCTTCTGAACATTCAAATAGGTCGGAATCGTGTGAAATTAATTATAAAAATATAAGAGAATTAGAGGATATACTGAAACTACTTTTAAATGCAGCACTAAGTTCCCGTGATTTATCCCTTGCAGAGAAGGTAGTTAGGAAAGGAATAGCTATTAATCCCAACAACTCTTACTGGTACAAATGGTTAGGAAAGATTCTTGTTTGGACAAATAGAGCATCAGAGGCTCTTCCGTATCTTAAAAAAGCGTTTGAACTTTCTAAGGATAGGAAAATTGCAGAAGAACTTTTTCATTTAGCAATAGAAACAAACAGATTTGATTTGGCTAAGTCCCTGTTACCCTACGTAAAGAACGTTCCCGATAATCTTGTTATTTCCATCTATGGAGGAGTTGGAGACATTGGTTCGTTGCTTTCCTTCTTGGAGGAGAAGGGTAAACAGAAGTATCTTCTTATGGCTGCAGACATAAGGTTAATGATTGGGGATTGGAAGGGAGCTCTAAAGGATATTAACAGAGTTCTCATTTTAAATCCTGGAAATATGAGAGCTTATCTATTAAAAGCCTCAATATACTATTCAATGAAAAAATTTAAGAAATCTCTCCTTATTCTTAATGAGGGATTCAAACATCTCAATCTTAAGGATAAGTATGCTGTCAAGCTTCTTCAGAATCTCTCAGATTTGGGATGGATGCTCAATGATTTTTCCTCTGTTAGGAAAGCTGCAGAAACTCTCATAAAGTTAAACCAGGGTAGATGGGAAGATTTCTACAGACTTATTTTCATTTATAAATTTTGTTGCCCTCAGAGAATGGTTCCTTTAGGGCTGAAGTTTTACAGGGAGTTTGATTCGCTAGAAGTAATACCTACAATTCTGGATTATCTGCTTCAAAAGAAGAACTATGAGGAGTTTTTAAAGATAATCTCTAAACTTAAAGAAAATGATAGAAAGAAACTATTGAGGAACGATTATCTTTTTGTTAGTTATCTAAAGGTTTTATCTAAAATGGGAAAATATTCTTTGGTTAACAGGTTAATAGAGGATAGATTAAAAAATTCTCCCTCTCCTTCAGTTATTACATACTTAATCTATATGAAATCAGACTTGAACGACTTTAAAGGTTTAAAGGAATTAGTAAGGAAATATCAGAGGTACAAAAGTAGGATACCAGTTCCTTTTGCCTTAGCTTACCTAAAGCTAAGAAATTCCCAGATGGCTTTAAAACTCTTAGAGGGAGGAAGGGAGAAAAATCCACTACTCTATGCTGAAGTTCTTTCTCTTTCAGGAAAAAAAGAGGAAGCAAAGAGACTAAGATATTTCGTTTTCAAAAAATTGGAGGAAAAACTTAAGAAAAATCCATCTCTTTTAAAGAAGAGGGATTTCATTTACGATTTTCTCTACTTAGCTTCATACTTCTATCCACCTGGAAAGTATGAACGTTTATTACAAGAAGCATCTTCTTTTTTGACAGAGAAAGAATACAGAGAGTTATACTTAAGTTATCTGCTAAATATGGATGAAAAAACAAAAGTTATGTTCCTATGGAATAGAAAGAGGTATGAACTTTCTCCTTGGATGAAATTGAGCATAGCTCTTGACCAGTTTGATATGTACCAAATAGAAAGAACAATTAAAAAGTATTCTGGTCTCTTATCCGTTGAGGATTTGGTAACTGCTGAAGAGGAAATTGGTAGAACAAAAGAAGCGATAAGTAAGGCGTTTAGTAGTTTAGAAAATAATAGATTTAACGTTAAGCTTTACCACAAATTCGTTCAGCTCGTTAACTCATACTCAAGTTACGTTTCAATATCCCCCAAAATCCTTTCAAGAAGTGGATACAGAGAATTTAAAGTGGATTTTGTTAACAAAAATTCGCTGGTTGAAAAAGGAATAAACCTTTGGACTTACGTAGGTGATAGCAGTCCTATTAATAAAGATAAAAGTACTTTACTAAAATCTTTCAAAACTAATTTCTTGGGATTAAAGGTGGAAAAGTTATTCTCTTTGGGAAGTTACGAATTTCACTTTCTAAACTATAGAAAGGATAGAACATTTACAAATTTTGGTTTTTCTCTTCAGTCACACGTTATTAATGAGTTAAGTCTATCCTTCTCAGGAGATTTTAATAAAGAGAGCTCCGATACGGTATATCTCTACCTGGGTGGAATGGAGGATAAGTTTACAACAACACTCTCCCTTTCGAGAACGAGGTATGGCTTGGACTTAGGACTGAACTATAAGAAGTATAAATCCCAGAGTGGTAGTACAGTTGGTTATGGGAGGGAAGCTTCCCTTGGATTTACATATACCTTGAAGTCTGGTTATCCTGATATTTCAATTAGACCCTATTTCGTACTTGGAAAGTATAGAGCAACGGGAAAGCTCGGTAACATAGGAAATATAATGGCACATGTAGGAAGCCCTGTTCCTGAGGATTCAACAACTCTTGGGCTGGAAGGTAACATCGGCTATGGTAGAGTAAGTTCTTTTACGAGGGATTGGAAACCTTTTTTAAGTGGTTCAATTCTTCACAATTCTAAGTATGGTTGGGGATTCAATATTTCGGGAGGAGTAGGGGGCGAGCTTTTTCATGGGGATATGCTACGATTAGAACTTCAGAGCTCCCACAATGCGGGGAAAATAAATGAGCATCTTTACCAAATTATTGTTAATTATAAGCGTTTCTATTAG
- a CDS encoding bifunctional nuclease family protein, translating into MVEVSVIGIAQDSYTGMPIIILGNEEERFAVPIWVGNWEAELLETELLGAVPPRPFPYDLIREILSVFGGEVERVVINDFDKGIYFALIEVKRPDGEVIKIDSRPSDAINLAVRTNKPIFVKKEVIEKASVIPLDNCEGEECKEQWERIIRELFGD; encoded by the coding sequence ATGGTTGAAGTATCTGTAATAGGAATAGCTCAGGATAGCTATACGGGAATGCCTATAATAATCTTGGGAAACGAGGAGGAGAGATTTGCCGTTCCGATTTGGGTAGGCAACTGGGAAGCAGAACTCCTCGAAACAGAACTCTTAGGAGCTGTTCCTCCAAGACCATTCCCCTACGACCTGATAAGGGAAATTCTCTCAGTATTCGGTGGAGAGGTTGAAAGGGTTGTTATTAACGACTTTGACAAGGGAATCTACTTTGCCCTGATAGAGGTAAAGAGGCCTGATGGAGAGGTGATAAAGATTGATTCAAGGCCAAGCGATGCAATTAACTTAGCAGTGAGAACAAACAAGCCGATTTTTGTTAAAAAGGAAGTTATAGAGAAGGCCTCTGTTATTCCCCTCGACAACTGTGAGGGAGAGGAGTGTAAGGAACAGTGGGAAAGGATTATAAGGGAGCTCTTTGGAGATTGA
- the miaB gene encoding tRNA (N6-isopentenyl adenosine(37)-C2)-methylthiotransferase MiaB, with protein MAKKYYIKTFGCQMNVNDSEKMGGLLESMGYEKAPSPEEADVIIVNTCSVRAKPDNKAYSFIGNLKQIKRKKPEAIVAVSGCVPQKEREQILRFNHVDLVFGTFNFVRLPQLLERVKKEGRTIEILNSKIPEEERIPLIESSLENPYVAYITVQRGCNRFCTYCIVPFTRGRERSVKPQLVVEEARRLAERGVKEVHLLGQNVDFYNYEGVDLADLLYMVSEVPGIERVRFTTSHPAGFNEKIARAIRDIDKVCPYVHLPPQSGSNRILERMNRGYTREEYIEKVKMLKELVPNVALSGDFIVGFPGETEKDFEETLSLVEECVFDQGFVFEYSPRPFTKASTFEDNVPKEVKNMRLKELQDLIKRQAEERNRKRVGKVEEVLIEGFSPKGTELYGRTRDNKPVAVVGGKELIGKFVKVKITESSPFFLKGEPAAELVEVE; from the coding sequence ATGGCTAAGAAGTACTACATAAAGACCTTTGGCTGCCAGATGAACGTAAACGACTCTGAAAAGATGGGTGGTCTCTTGGAGTCTATGGGCTACGAGAAGGCTCCCTCTCCGGAGGAAGCTGACGTTATTATCGTCAACACCTGCTCTGTAAGGGCTAAACCTGACAACAAGGCCTATTCATTCATAGGAAACCTAAAGCAGATTAAGAGGAAAAAACCTGAGGCGATAGTTGCAGTTTCAGGGTGCGTTCCCCAAAAGGAGAGGGAGCAAATCTTGAGGTTTAACCACGTTGACCTCGTCTTTGGAACATTCAACTTCGTAAGACTTCCGCAGCTTTTAGAAAGGGTTAAAAAAGAAGGGAGAACAATCGAAATACTGAACTCAAAGATTCCTGAAGAGGAGAGAATTCCGCTCATTGAGAGCTCCCTTGAAAACCCATACGTTGCCTACATAACGGTTCAGAGGGGATGTAACAGGTTCTGTACGTACTGTATCGTTCCCTTTACAAGGGGAAGGGAGAGAAGTGTAAAGCCCCAATTGGTTGTTGAGGAGGCAAGGAGATTAGCAGAGAGGGGAGTAAAGGAGGTTCACCTTTTAGGTCAGAACGTTGATTTTTACAACTATGAAGGTGTTGACCTTGCAGACCTCCTCTACATGGTGTCGGAGGTTCCGGGAATAGAGAGGGTTAGATTCACAACATCCCACCCTGCCGGATTTAACGAGAAAATAGCAAGGGCAATAAGGGACATAGATAAGGTCTGTCCCTACGTTCATCTCCCTCCACAGAGCGGTTCAAATAGAATCTTGGAAAGAATGAACAGGGGGTACACGAGGGAGGAGTACATCGAGAAGGTAAAAATGTTAAAGGAACTTGTCCCAAATGTAGCCCTCTCCGGAGACTTTATAGTTGGATTTCCCGGGGAAACGGAGAAGGACTTTGAGGAGACCCTTTCCTTGGTTGAGGAGTGTGTTTTCGACCAGGGATTTGTCTTTGAGTACTCCCCAAGGCCGTTTACAAAGGCCTCAACGTTTGAAGATAACGTTCCTAAAGAGGTTAAAAATATGAGACTGAAGGAACTCCAGGACTTAATAAAGAGACAGGCTGAGGAGAGGAACAGGAAGAGGGTAGGAAAGGTTGAGGAGGTTCTCATTGAGGGATTCAGTCCTAAGGGAACGGAGCTCTACGGAAGGACGAGGGACAACAAGCCAGTTGCAGTCGTTGGAGGAAAGGAACTGATAGGGAAATTTGTTAAAGTGAAAATAACCGAGAGCTCTCCATTTTTCTTAAAGGGAGAGCCTGCAGCTGAACTTGTAGAGGTTGAATAA
- the atpE gene encoding ATP synthase F0 subunit C — protein MKKSYLKSILFTLFLMVVGALPALAGEGGAESGKALILGLSAIGAGLAIGPAAGGAGAGQGQAVRGACEGMARNPQMAGKLTTTMFIGLAIIEALAIYGLVIALILLYANPLAG, from the coding sequence ATGAAAAAGAGCTATCTCAAGAGCATTCTCTTCACGCTCTTCCTGATGGTTGTTGGAGCTCTACCTGCATTGGCCGGTGAAGGAGGAGCTGAGTCAGGAAAGGCTCTAATACTTGGTCTTTCAGCAATCGGAGCTGGATTGGCTATTGGACCTGCAGCTGGTGGTGCCGGTGCTGGACAGGGTCAGGCAGTTAGGGGAGCCTGTGAGGGAATGGCAAGGAACCCTCAGATGGCAGGAAAGCTTACAACAACAATGTTCATTGGTCTTGCTATTATCGAGGCTCTTGCCATTTACGGTCTCGTTATTGCCCTTATTCTTCTCTACGCCAATCCGCTTGCTGGTTAA
- a CDS encoding nickel/cobalt transporter, translating to MLIISVSISFFSSACSHTFGQVYETCYFESFNKQVLLRIKLTTDSGILILKPDVNGDGKLSIDELNLLLNKLKDTLFKNIVILKDGQQLKYRIVASDIKPNPLGWIYGVTASFSVVLDGAGNYFFSDNNFLKKGPKDRIEFLIDASLNPTAHLGKHPWELYAQLSPSKSSFPLRSRTFWEYPQKKLIGNLKSQNFEVLFFFVALFLGMVHALSPGHGKTLISAFLVGSKARLKDAFVLSIITAITHVFSVLVFGLLIFFLEPYLNMKKYYNFIQLLSGVAIVLVGYWMTVRNSKALFSHHHHHHYHSFSPSYKDLLISGITGGIVPCPSAIVILLVSIALKKVLLGLLVIVFFSLGIALTLFLISSLTLLGFKFLEGAFNRFGKWAFLLSPLVVIFVGIAFIVQSVVKLT from the coding sequence TTGTTAATTATAAGCGTTTCTATTAGTTTCTTCTCCTCAGCCTGTTCCCATACTTTTGGGCAAGTTTATGAAACTTGCTACTTTGAATCCTTTAATAAACAGGTTCTATTAAGAATAAAACTTACAACAGATTCTGGAATTTTGATTCTAAAGCCAGACGTTAATGGAGATGGAAAACTAAGCATTGATGAACTCAACCTCTTACTCAATAAGCTCAAGGATACATTGTTTAAGAATATTGTTATTCTGAAGGATGGCCAACAGCTTAAATATAGGATTGTTGCATCGGATATAAAACCCAATCCGTTAGGCTGGATATACGGTGTAACAGCTTCTTTCTCCGTAGTATTGGATGGAGCAGGAAACTATTTCTTCTCCGATAACAATTTTTTAAAAAAAGGTCCCAAAGATAGAATAGAATTTCTCATAGATGCTTCTTTGAATCCAACAGCTCATTTGGGGAAGCATCCATGGGAGCTCTACGCTCAACTCAGTCCTTCTAAATCTTCTTTTCCCTTACGTAGCAGGACTTTCTGGGAATATCCGCAGAAAAAACTAATAGGAAATTTGAAATCTCAGAATTTTGAAGTTCTATTTTTCTTCGTTGCCCTCTTTCTGGGAATGGTTCACGCTCTAAGTCCAGGCCATGGTAAAACCCTAATTTCCGCATTTCTCGTTGGAAGCAAAGCAAGATTAAAGGATGCTTTTGTTCTATCAATTATTACTGCCATTACTCACGTTTTTAGCGTTTTAGTTTTTGGACTTCTAATTTTCTTTTTAGAACCTTACCTAAATATGAAAAAGTACTACAACTTTATTCAGCTTCTATCAGGAGTAGCAATAGTTCTCGTTGGCTATTGGATGACCGTCAGAAACAGTAAGGCCCTTTTTAGCCATCACCACCATCATCATTATCATAGTTTTTCACCTTCCTACAAAGACCTTCTGATTTCTGGAATTACAGGTGGGATTGTTCCCTGTCCATCTGCAATAGTTATCCTTTTGGTATCTATTGCCCTCAAAAAGGTCCTTTTGGGTTTGTTGGTAATCGTATTCTTCAGCTTAGGAATTGCTCTAACCCTCTTCTTGATTTCATCACTTACCCTTTTAGGTTTTAAGTTTCTCGAAGGTGCATTCAATAGGTTTGGAAAATGGGCATTTCTCTTATCTCCCTTAGTTGTAATCTTTGTTGGAATTGCCTTTATAGTTCAATCAGTTGTTAAACTTACTTAG
- a CDS encoding BCAM0308 family protein: protein MKNYVPAGRKEYTWESDNPYYEKRKYPDPTVCEECGAVFKDGRWQWPEQLSEPVPENANKALCPACRRKRDKYPGGFVYLSGKFFEEHREEILNRIKNVVDEVMSLRPLQRILWVREEDGQTEIATTSEHLARHIGEAVQKAFKGNFEVKYNEGEKLARVYWSREH from the coding sequence ATGAAAAACTACGTACCTGCAGGAAGGAAGGAGTACACATGGGAAAGTGACAATCCCTATTACGAAAAGAGGAAATACCCCGACCCAACGGTTTGTGAGGAGTGTGGAGCAGTTTTTAAGGATGGAAGGTGGCAGTGGCCTGAACAACTCTCAGAACCTGTTCCAGAAAACGCAAATAAAGCACTTTGTCCAGCATGCAGGAGAAAAAGGGATAAGTATCCCGGAGGTTTTGTCTACCTAAGTGGCAAGTTCTTCGAGGAGCACAGGGAGGAAATTTTAAATAGAATAAAAAACGTAGTTGATGAAGTTATGTCTTTAAGGCCCCTTCAGAGAATCCTATGGGTCAGAGAGGAGGATGGTCAAACTGAAATAGCAACAACGAGCGAGCACCTGGCAAGGCACATAGGGGAGGCCGTCCAAAAGGCATTTAAAGGAAACTTTGAAGTAAAGTACAACGAGGGTGAAAAGTTAGCAAGGGTTTACTGGAGCAGAGAGCACTAA
- the atpB gene encoding F0F1 ATP synthase subunit A: MEGSVIKIVGIPDHVTMTWLMMAVVLTFSYILGKNLKKFPDRVQYTFEALTSFIVYTLEDAMGSYGRKFFPLISGLAVFILCGNLMGLIPGLSQPTANLNTTLALAIISFLVYNYEGIKKHGVVNYFKHFAGPIPWMAPLMFPIEVVSHLSRILSLSFRLFGNMFGDEMVVLVLLMLIPFLVPTAGEFIVFANSFLQTFIFCILTVVYIATAIEEHEEEHVGY; the protein is encoded by the coding sequence ATGGAAGGAAGCGTAATAAAAATTGTGGGAATTCCAGACCACGTAACAATGACTTGGCTCATGATGGCAGTTGTACTTACATTTTCCTACATTCTTGGGAAGAACCTCAAAAAATTCCCCGATAGGGTACAGTATACCTTTGAAGCCTTAACTTCGTTCATCGTTTATACACTTGAAGATGCAATGGGAAGTTATGGAAGAAAGTTCTTTCCCCTTATCTCCGGGCTTGCGGTGTTCATCCTATGTGGAAACCTAATGGGACTGATACCTGGACTTTCTCAGCCTACTGCTAACCTCAATACTACCCTTGCTCTTGCAATAATTTCGTTTTTGGTCTACAACTATGAGGGAATTAAGAAACACGGTGTCGTTAACTACTTCAAACACTTTGCCGGTCCGATTCCCTGGATGGCTCCTTTGATGTTCCCAATTGAGGTTGTATCTCACCTTTCAAGGATTCTCTCACTCTCCTTCCGTCTCTTTGGAAACATGTTCGGTGATGAAATGGTTGTTTTGGTTCTCCTCATGTTGATTCCGTTCTTGGTGCCGACTGCAGGAGAGTTCATTGTATTTGCAAACAGCTTCCTGCAGACCTTTATATTCTGTATTCTGACAGTAGTTTACATTGCAACAGCTATTGAAGAACATGAAGAGGAGCATGTAGGATATTAA
- a CDS encoding MTH1187 family thiamine-binding protein: MAIMEIVVIPLGTGSPSVSTYVADCVKVLKDMGLKFQVTAMGTIVEGSLDELLEAARRMHRVPFERGAPRVVTSMRIDERVDKELHIEEKVKSVVEKLNE, encoded by the coding sequence ATGGCTATAATGGAAATTGTTGTCATTCCTTTAGGAACAGGAAGCCCAAGTGTTAGCACTTACGTTGCAGACTGTGTGAAGGTTTTAAAGGACATGGGATTAAAGTTCCAAGTTACTGCTATGGGAACGATAGTTGAAGGTTCTTTAGATGAACTCCTTGAGGCTGCAAGGAGGATGCACAGGGTACCGTTTGAGAGGGGAGCTCCAAGGGTTGTAACGTCAATGAGGATTGATGAAAGAGTGGATAAGGAGCTCCACATTGAGGAAAAAGTAAAATCGGTAGTAGAAAAACTTAATGAATAG
- the hemL gene encoding glutamate-1-semialdehyde 2,1-aminomutase — protein sequence MKVSRSKELFEEAKKYIPGGVNSPVRAFKSVGETPRFIERAKGSHIWDVDGNEYIDYVCSWGPMILGHAHPSVVEAIKEQAEKGTSYGAPTELEVKLAKMIVEAVPSVEKVRMVNSGTEATMSAIRLARGYTGKNKIVKFEGCYHGHVDALLVKAGSGLTTFGVPTSPGIPEDFAKHTITVPFNDIDALKRVIDEYGDDIAAVIMEPVMANAGLILPELSFLEKVRELTADRGIVLIFDEVITGFRLSLGGAQAYFGITPDLSCFGKIIGGGLPVGAFGGRAEIMDYLAPEGPVYQAGTLSGNPLAMVAGIKTLEELKKPGVYEELREKGKKLSEGMKEAARSAGIYDKLCFKSIESISIVYFTSVDVKNYQDALTSNTEAYAVFFRKMLEQGVYLAPSQFEVAFVSTAHTDEDIERTVKAAEVAFREVREIL from the coding sequence ATGAAAGTTAGCCGTTCAAAGGAGCTCTTTGAGGAGGCCAAAAAGTACATTCCGGGAGGAGTAAACAGTCCCGTTAGGGCATTTAAGTCGGTAGGAGAAACTCCGCGGTTTATCGAGAGGGCAAAGGGCTCTCACATCTGGGATGTCGATGGAAATGAGTACATAGACTACGTCTGTTCATGGGGACCCATGATTTTGGGTCATGCCCATCCAAGTGTGGTTGAGGCAATAAAGGAGCAGGCTGAGAAGGGAACTAGCTATGGAGCTCCAACGGAACTTGAGGTGAAACTTGCCAAGATGATTGTTGAAGCCGTTCCCTCTGTAGAGAAGGTGAGAATGGTCAATTCGGGAACGGAAGCAACCATGTCTGCAATAAGGCTTGCAAGGGGATATACTGGAAAGAATAAGATTGTAAAATTCGAAGGTTGTTACCACGGCCACGTTGATGCACTACTTGTAAAGGCCGGTTCTGGACTTACAACCTTTGGAGTTCCTACAAGTCCTGGAATTCCCGAGGACTTTGCGAAACATACAATTACAGTTCCCTTTAACGATATTGATGCTTTAAAAAGGGTTATCGATGAGTACGGGGACGATATTGCAGCGGTAATAATGGAACCGGTAATGGCAAATGCCGGACTCATACTTCCAGAGCTTAGTTTCCTTGAGAAAGTCAGGGAACTTACTGCCGACAGGGGAATAGTCCTCATATTTGATGAGGTTATTACAGGTTTCAGGCTCTCCCTCGGGGGAGCTCAGGCGTACTTTGGAATTACTCCAGACCTGTCCTGTTTTGGAAAGATTATTGGAGGAGGCCTTCCCGTTGGAGCTTTTGGTGGAAGAGCGGAAATAATGGACTATTTAGCTCCTGAAGGGCCAGTTTACCAGGCTGGAACCCTGTCCGGAAACCCCCTTGCAATGGTTGCTGGAATTAAGACCCTCGAAGAATTAAAGAAACCGGGAGTTTACGAGGAGCTAAGAGAAAAGGGGAAAAAACTCTCAGAGGGGATGAAGGAAGCTGCAAGGTCTGCAGGAATTTACGATAAGCTCTGCTTTAAGAGTATTGAGAGCATCTCCATCGTCTACTTTACTTCCGTTGATGTGAAAAACTATCAGGACGCCTTGACCTCAAATACAGAGGCTTATGCAGTATTCTTTAGGAAAATGCTGGAACAGGGAGTTTACTTAGCTCCTTCTCAATTTGAGGTGGCCTTCGTCTCAACTGCCCATACAGATGAGGACATTGAGAGGACTGTTAAAGCAGCTGAGGTTGCTTTTAGAGAGGTAAGAGAAATACTCTAA